From a region of the Corallococcus coralloides DSM 2259 genome:
- a CDS encoding lycopene cyclase domain-containing protein codes for MMETRWAYLIHLLAWTLPVIAIQLAALVMHYKARSGEVLRAVLPPAFVIGVYLSIADHLAISTGIWNFGEGRHVGVYVGAVPLEEILFFIITSVLVSLGLALFTALLRLREARAS; via the coding sequence ATGATGGAGACGCGCTGGGCGTACCTCATCCACCTGCTGGCTTGGACGCTGCCGGTGATTGCCATTCAACTGGCGGCGCTCGTGATGCACTACAAGGCCCGCTCGGGAGAGGTGCTGCGCGCGGTGCTTCCCCCGGCGTTCGTCATCGGCGTGTACCTGTCCATCGCGGACCACCTGGCCATCTCCACCGGCATCTGGAACTTCGGAGAGGGACGCCACGTGGGCGTGTACGTGGGCGCCGTGCCGCTGGAGGAGATCCTCTTCTTCATCATCACGAGCGTGCTGGTGTCGCTGGGGCTCGCGCTGTTCACGGCGCTCCTGCGGCTCCGGGAGGCGCGGGCGTCTTGA
- a CDS encoding lycopene cyclase domain-containing protein, which produces MTYARFLGLFVVLPILFLLVRYRRTLSWRGLAPMGLLLIIVYAATSPWDNMAVKWGLWGFDPERIWGVKLGYLPLEEYLFFGLQTLLVGLWARDRLERVLAKKPHAVPPEQKTVRAERALEPSEVAP; this is translated from the coding sequence ATGACCTACGCGCGCTTCCTGGGGCTCTTCGTCGTCCTGCCCATCCTGTTCCTGCTCGTGCGCTACCGCCGCACGCTGTCGTGGCGCGGGCTGGCGCCCATGGGCTTGCTGCTCATCATCGTCTACGCGGCCACGTCGCCGTGGGACAACATGGCCGTGAAGTGGGGCCTGTGGGGCTTCGACCCGGAGCGCATCTGGGGAGTGAAGCTGGGCTACCTGCCGCTGGAGGAGTACCTCTTCTTCGGCCTCCAGACGCTGCTCGTGGGCCTGTGGGCGCGCGACCGGCTGGAGCGCGTGCTGGCGAAGAAGCCTCACGCCGTGCCTCCAGAACAGAAGACCGTCCGCGCGGAGCGGGCCCTGGAGCCTTCCGAGGTGGCGCCATGA
- a CDS encoding glycosyltransferase, whose product MNALGLFTLGWTVMAGGFSAVALARLYRRAPVTAGGPLPSVLLLRPVDAPTPLELENLSLPIDYAGPLEQVVLSPYRPRLAEGVRWLPSDPVCPNRKVGHLLYALETLDVRGRVVLAVDADVAVTGALVEGLASPLAAGAALSTAAPTPVGAVDAAGRAMAGLLRYTHHSFRALHAMSAGAQAVCGKALGLSPRAAEELAGLSDHIGEDLELAKRLYAQGLDVALSPAPAWVPVANGTSWRVPLERFTRWMQVLASHRPGLYPTVPLLFTPTVPLLLLAAWLHEVPVWLAVAALVAVRTLLSLRLAVLSRVPSEVDQGHALTDWLQGELLLLAAFAASLTRQGRVTWRGHTYALEAGGRMVRVASQWSGGPG is encoded by the coding sequence ATGAACGCGCTCGGCCTCTTCACGCTCGGATGGACGGTGATGGCCGGTGGCTTCAGCGCGGTGGCGCTGGCGCGGCTGTATCGCCGTGCACCCGTGACGGCTGGGGGGCCGCTGCCGTCCGTGCTGCTCCTGCGCCCCGTGGACGCGCCCACGCCGCTGGAGCTGGAGAACCTGTCGCTCCCCATCGACTACGCGGGACCGCTGGAGCAGGTGGTGCTGTCGCCGTACCGGCCGCGCCTGGCCGAAGGCGTGCGCTGGCTTCCGAGCGATCCGGTATGCCCCAATCGCAAGGTGGGCCACCTGCTCTACGCGCTGGAGACGCTCGATGTTCGCGGGCGGGTGGTGCTCGCGGTGGACGCGGACGTGGCGGTGACGGGCGCGCTGGTGGAGGGCCTGGCCTCTCCCCTCGCAGCCGGCGCTGCCTTGAGCACCGCCGCTCCCACCCCCGTTGGCGCGGTGGACGCGGCGGGGCGCGCGATGGCGGGACTGCTCCGCTACACGCACCACAGCTTCCGCGCGCTGCACGCGATGAGCGCGGGCGCGCAGGCCGTGTGCGGCAAGGCGCTCGGGTTGTCACCGCGCGCGGCGGAGGAGCTGGCCGGACTGTCGGACCACATTGGCGAGGACCTGGAGCTGGCGAAGCGGCTGTACGCGCAGGGCCTGGACGTGGCGCTGAGCCCCGCGCCCGCGTGGGTGCCTGTCGCCAACGGGACGTCCTGGCGCGTGCCGCTGGAGCGCTTCACGCGCTGGATGCAGGTGCTCGCGAGCCACCGGCCGGGTCTGTATCCCACCGTGCCGCTGCTCTTCACGCCCACCGTGCCGCTGCTGCTCCTGGCCGCGTGGCTCCATGAGGTCCCCGTATGGCTCGCGGTGGCGGCGCTCGTCGCCGTGCGCACATTGCTGTCACTTCGCCTCGCCGTTTTGAGCCGCGTGCCCTCGGAAGTGGACCAGGGCCACGCGCTGACGGATTGGCTACAGGGTGAGTTGCTGCTGCTCGCGGCCTTCGCGGCCTCGCTGACGCGGCAGGGAAGGGTGACCTGGCGCGGCCATACCTACGCGCTGGAAGCTGGGGGACGCATGGTGCGGGTGGCGTCGCAGTGGAGTGGAGGCCCGGGATGA
- a CDS encoding alpha/beta hydrolase-fold protein — protein MDDTRTLEARARKEGTPLIDGDTATFVWKGPRQVFLQGDFQDWRGTPLPLERVGKGLWARSLALPEDAYVEYALQDAKGRRVRDAFNPRRSDNGFGDFNHCFWMPKGEATPLGKRIRNVPKGRVTRHPLATHEWAVGRKRGVALYAPPVKGPVPLMVVLDGDDYLQRVQLPVVVDNLIAAGRMRPVAMAFVANGGPARTAEYACSEATVAFLHQRVLPLAREHLSLVDEQRTPGAHAVLGSSLGGLMALYAAQRLPHVFGRVLSQSGAFSIEGTDMVVFDLARRTGQPPLNVWMDCGRFEGLQDGNQRLLPILQAAGHRATYRPYSGGHNYPAWQTSLPAGLEEIFSTAG, from the coding sequence ATGGATGACACCCGGACGCTGGAAGCCCGCGCGCGCAAAGAGGGCACGCCGCTCATCGACGGAGACACCGCCACCTTCGTGTGGAAGGGCCCCCGACAGGTCTTCCTCCAGGGAGACTTCCAGGACTGGCGCGGCACGCCCCTGCCGCTGGAGCGCGTGGGCAAGGGCCTGTGGGCGCGCTCGCTGGCGCTGCCCGAGGACGCCTACGTCGAGTACGCGCTCCAGGACGCGAAGGGCCGCCGCGTGCGCGACGCCTTCAACCCGCGCCGCTCCGACAACGGCTTCGGCGACTTCAACCACTGCTTCTGGATGCCGAAGGGCGAAGCGACGCCGCTGGGCAAGCGCATCCGGAACGTGCCGAAGGGCCGCGTGACGCGCCACCCGCTGGCGACGCACGAGTGGGCCGTGGGCAGGAAGCGCGGGGTGGCCCTCTACGCGCCGCCCGTGAAGGGCCCCGTGCCGCTCATGGTGGTGCTGGACGGCGACGACTACCTCCAGCGCGTCCAGCTGCCCGTGGTGGTGGACAACCTGATCGCCGCGGGCCGCATGCGCCCCGTGGCCATGGCCTTCGTGGCCAACGGCGGCCCGGCCCGCACCGCCGAGTACGCGTGCAGCGAGGCCACCGTGGCCTTCCTGCACCAGCGCGTGCTTCCCCTGGCCCGTGAGCACCTGTCGCTGGTGGATGAGCAGCGCACGCCGGGCGCGCACGCGGTGCTGGGCTCGTCGCTGGGCGGCCTGATGGCGCTCTACGCGGCCCAGCGCCTGCCGCACGTCTTCGGCCGCGTCCTGTCCCAGTCCGGCGCCTTCTCCATCGAAGGCACCGACATGGTCGTCTTCGACCTGGCCCGGCGCACCGGCCAGCCGCCCCTCAATGTCTGGATGGACTGCGGCCGCTTCGAGGGCCTCCAGGACGGCAACCAGCGCCTCCTGCCCATCCTCCAGGCGGCCGGGCACCGCGCCACGTACCGGCCCTACAGCGGGGGCCATAATTACCCCGCGTGGCAGACCAGCCTCCCGGCCGGCCTCGAAGAAATCTTCTCGACCGCTGGGTGA
- a CDS encoding phytoene desaturase family protein has protein sequence MKASRVAVIGGGIGGLTAAGLLAKEGHAVTLFEGGPSLGGKAQAVSVEGLTLDTGPTLLTLPALVRGTFEQLGAVDLLPPFTELEPQCTYHFTDGCGFTAYKDLERMADSAAELRPIERKGVHSFYAEAAAIWRAAGEPYLEAPFEGMAGFMARVARRGIGAMLAGMKLDTLHALAAKHFQTHHLRQYVGRFATYAGGSPYASSAAFALIPHIEHAYGVHHVRGGIGALVEALGQAVRRLGVTVHLDTRARFERITEGYRVEPVAEVFDSVVVNADPLASLRRESEPLSLSGFVLLLEVEGRTAVPHHAVMFGGDYRKEFDELFAGQLATDPTVYVCNPSATDPSMAPPGRTGLFVMVNAPAMPLEEGRADQARREWEASAERVREQMFEKLARHYPALKGRVRVVGQRSPVDLAARGAPGGSIYGFLPHGRFGPFRRPRIRGGTPGLFFAGGGTHPGGGVPLVMLSGRFAAQMASAHLREVA, from the coding sequence ATGAAGGCCTCGCGCGTGGCGGTGATTGGCGGCGGCATTGGTGGGCTGACGGCCGCGGGCCTGCTGGCGAAGGAGGGCCACGCGGTGACGCTGTTCGAAGGCGGCCCGTCCCTGGGCGGCAAGGCGCAGGCGGTGTCGGTGGAGGGGCTCACGCTGGACACGGGCCCCACGCTGCTCACGTTGCCGGCGCTGGTGCGCGGAACGTTCGAGCAGCTGGGCGCGGTGGACCTGCTGCCGCCGTTCACGGAGCTGGAGCCGCAGTGCACCTACCACTTCACGGACGGGTGCGGCTTCACGGCGTACAAGGACCTGGAGCGCATGGCGGACAGCGCCGCGGAGCTGCGGCCCATCGAGCGCAAGGGCGTGCACTCCTTCTACGCGGAGGCCGCGGCCATCTGGCGCGCGGCGGGCGAGCCCTACCTGGAAGCCCCCTTCGAGGGCATGGCCGGCTTCATGGCACGCGTGGCCCGCCGGGGCATCGGCGCGATGCTGGCGGGGATGAAGCTGGACACGCTGCACGCGCTGGCGGCGAAGCACTTCCAGACGCACCACCTGCGGCAGTACGTGGGGCGCTTCGCCACCTACGCGGGCGGATCGCCGTATGCGTCCAGCGCGGCGTTCGCGCTCATCCCGCACATCGAACATGCGTATGGCGTGCACCACGTGCGCGGCGGCATCGGCGCGCTGGTGGAGGCGCTGGGGCAGGCGGTGCGGCGGCTGGGCGTGACGGTGCACCTGGACACGCGCGCGCGCTTCGAGCGCATCACCGAAGGCTACCGCGTGGAGCCGGTCGCGGAGGTGTTCGACAGCGTGGTGGTGAACGCGGATCCGCTGGCGTCGCTGCGCCGGGAGTCGGAGCCGCTGTCGCTGTCCGGCTTCGTGCTGCTCCTGGAGGTGGAGGGGCGCACGGCGGTTCCGCACCACGCGGTGATGTTCGGCGGGGACTACCGGAAGGAGTTCGACGAGCTCTTCGCGGGCCAGCTCGCCACGGACCCCACGGTGTATGTCTGCAACCCGTCCGCCACGGATCCGAGCATGGCGCCGCCGGGCCGCACGGGGCTGTTCGTGATGGTGAACGCGCCGGCCATGCCGCTGGAGGAGGGCAGGGCGGATCAGGCCCGGCGTGAGTGGGAGGCCAGCGCGGAGCGCGTGCGTGAGCAGATGTTCGAGAAGCTCGCCCGGCACTACCCGGCGTTGAAGGGGCGCGTGCGCGTGGTGGGGCAGCGCTCGCCGGTGGACCTGGCGGCGCGCGGGGCCCCGGGAGGTTCCATCTATGGCTTCCTGCCGCATGGCCGCTTTGGGCCGTTCCGCAGGCCGCGCATCCGGGGCGGCACGCCGGGGTTGTTCTTCGCGGGCGGCGGCACGCATCCGGGCGGCGGGGTGCCGCTGGTGATGCTGTCGGGCCGGTTCGCGGCCCAGATGGCGTCCGCGCACCTGCGGGAGGTCGCATGA
- a CDS encoding polyprenyl synthetase family protein — protein sequence MATLLPNVQQTSAGAAHPEHAWLQLVQAQVEAALAQLFELPDEQALDARWTHAAAQARAYALRPAKRLRPALVLAGHGLARGSTAVPPGLWRFAAGLELLHTFLLIHDDVADQAELRRGGPVLHRMLAPGRPGEDLAVVMGDHLFARSLEAMLESGLPGALSVARYYLGVCRHTAAGQYLDLDLARVPLAEMSLFQTLRVAHLKTARYGFCAPLVCGAMLGGADAGLLEGLERVGRSVGLAYQLRDDLIGLFGDAAVAGKASDGDFMQAKRTFPVVAAYVRATPEGREELEQLWALPVECKDDAALARARELVEHFGGRAACERAVERASRSARRSLQALPNPHGLRDLLDSLITRLSRRAS from the coding sequence ATGGCCACCCTGCTTCCCAACGTGCAGCAGACCTCCGCCGGAGCAGCACACCCTGAACACGCCTGGCTGCAGCTCGTGCAGGCTCAGGTGGAGGCCGCGCTCGCCCAGCTGTTCGAGCTGCCGGACGAGCAGGCCCTGGACGCACGTTGGACGCACGCGGCGGCGCAGGCGCGGGCCTATGCGCTGCGGCCGGCGAAGCGGCTGAGGCCGGCGCTGGTGCTGGCGGGGCATGGGCTGGCGCGCGGGAGCACCGCGGTGCCGCCGGGGCTGTGGCGCTTCGCCGCGGGGCTGGAGCTCCTGCACACGTTCCTGCTCATCCATGACGACGTGGCGGATCAGGCGGAGCTGCGCCGGGGCGGGCCGGTGCTGCACCGGATGCTGGCCCCGGGCCGGCCGGGCGAGGACCTGGCGGTGGTGATGGGGGACCACCTCTTCGCGCGCTCGCTGGAGGCGATGCTGGAGTCGGGGCTGCCGGGCGCATTGAGCGTGGCGCGCTACTACCTGGGCGTGTGCCGGCACACGGCGGCGGGGCAGTACCTGGACCTGGACCTGGCGCGCGTGCCGCTGGCGGAGATGTCGCTCTTCCAGACGCTGCGCGTGGCGCACCTCAAGACGGCGCGCTACGGCTTCTGCGCCCCGCTGGTATGCGGTGCGATGCTGGGCGGCGCGGACGCGGGGCTGCTGGAGGGCCTGGAGCGCGTGGGGCGCTCGGTGGGGCTGGCGTACCAGCTGCGAGACGACCTCATCGGTCTGTTCGGCGACGCGGCCGTGGCGGGCAAGGCGTCCGACGGCGACTTCATGCAGGCCAAGCGCACCTTCCCGGTGGTGGCCGCGTACGTGCGTGCCACGCCCGAGGGCCGCGAGGAGTTGGAGCAGCTGTGGGCGCTGCCGGTGGAGTGCAAGGACGACGCGGCGCTCGCCCGTGCGCGGGAGCTGGTGGAGCACTTCGGCGGCCGTGCGGCGTGTGAGCGCGCGGTGGAGCGCGCGTCGCGTTCGGCGCGGCGGAGCCTGCAGGCGTTGCCCAATCCCCATGGCCTGAGGGACCTGCTGGATTCCCTCATCACCCGGCTGTCGCGTCGCGCTTCCTGA
- a CDS encoding TIGR01777 family oxidoreductase, with protein MRVTCTGATGFLGPGLVQGLLEAGHTVHVLSRNVEHALGRLPAGVTGSYFDGSTPLSPDALAGAEGVVHLAGEPVDQRWTHEAKHRIHQSRVEGTRVLVEAMKQAGSVRHFVCASAVGFYGGARAGQTLTEEDAPGDDFLAHVCQGWEAEALRAEEAGIRTVRLRIGVVLHPAGGVLHRMLPVFRMGAGAKVGNGQQYVSWVHREDLFQLMRFALEHPTLSGPVNATSPEPVTNATFAHTLGAVLERPAALSVPGIVLKARFGEMARVALEGQRVMPRRALEAGFQFRHPDLTGALRDLLSP; from the coding sequence TTGAGGGTGACCTGCACGGGCGCCACCGGCTTCCTCGGTCCAGGCCTTGTCCAAGGTTTGTTGGAGGCCGGCCACACGGTGCACGTGCTCAGCCGGAACGTTGAACACGCGCTCGGCCGGCTGCCCGCCGGGGTCACGGGCTCCTACTTCGACGGGAGCACGCCGCTGTCCCCGGACGCGCTCGCGGGCGCGGAGGGCGTGGTGCACCTGGCCGGAGAGCCGGTGGACCAACGTTGGACGCATGAGGCGAAGCACCGCATCCACCAGAGCCGCGTGGAGGGCACGCGCGTGCTGGTGGAGGCCATGAAGCAGGCGGGCAGCGTGCGGCACTTCGTCTGCGCGTCGGCGGTGGGCTTCTACGGCGGCGCCCGGGCGGGGCAGACGCTGACGGAGGAGGATGCGCCCGGCGACGACTTCCTCGCCCATGTGTGCCAGGGCTGGGAGGCGGAGGCCCTGCGCGCGGAGGAGGCGGGCATCCGCACGGTGCGCCTGCGCATCGGCGTGGTGCTGCACCCGGCGGGCGGCGTGCTGCACCGGATGCTGCCGGTGTTCCGCATGGGCGCGGGCGCGAAGGTGGGCAACGGCCAGCAGTACGTCAGCTGGGTGCACAGAGAAGACCTCTTCCAGCTGATGCGCTTCGCGCTGGAGCACCCCACGCTGTCCGGCCCGGTGAACGCCACGTCGCCGGAGCCCGTCACCAACGCGACCTTCGCGCACACGCTGGGCGCGGTGCTGGAGCGGCCCGCGGCGCTGTCGGTGCCGGGCATCGTCCTCAAGGCGCGCTTCGGGGAGATGGCGCGCGTGGCGCTGGAGGGCCAGCGGGTGATGCCCCGGCGCGCGCTGGAGGCGGGCTTCCAGTTCCGCCACCCCGACCTGACCGGAGCGCTGCGCGACCTGCTGTCCCCGTGA
- a CDS encoding phytoene/squalene synthase family protein — MSATASPELIAQGYRRARVVTRHHAKSFFFASYLLFGQRRKAAFALYAFCRRLDDLVDAGESALPGEAPMDLATRLARARERVAEVYLPLPELASKELGPPSARQPSAEAPSPWDPSEFAALRHTIHHYRIPEQPFQDLISGMEMDLTKVRYDTWEELDLYCYRVAGVVGLMLTPVLGCEDARAVEPAADLGRAMQLTNILRDVREDLERGRVYLPSEELRAFGITEDDLRAGRVDAKWRDFMRFQIQRARAYYARAAAGVRYLTGFGSQRMVRLMGAIYGDILRDIEARGYDVFSGRAHTTTGRKLELTATVFLRPRAALPEAPLALPSAPVPLLPTGTGGSR; from the coding sequence ATGAGCGCGACCGCTTCTCCAGAGCTCATCGCTCAAGGCTACCGGCGCGCGCGGGTCGTCACGCGCCACCACGCCAAGAGCTTCTTCTTCGCGTCGTACCTCCTCTTCGGACAACGGCGGAAGGCGGCCTTCGCGCTGTATGCCTTCTGCCGGCGGTTGGATGATCTGGTGGACGCGGGCGAGAGCGCGCTGCCGGGTGAAGCGCCCATGGACCTGGCGACGCGCCTGGCCCGGGCTCGCGAGCGCGTGGCGGAGGTGTACCTGCCGCTGCCGGAATTGGCCTCGAAGGAGCTGGGCCCTCCGTCCGCACGCCAGCCCTCCGCGGAGGCGCCGTCGCCTTGGGACCCGAGCGAGTTCGCGGCGCTGCGCCACACCATCCACCACTACCGGATTCCCGAGCAGCCCTTTCAGGACCTCATCTCCGGCATGGAGATGGACCTGACGAAGGTGCGCTACGACACATGGGAGGAATTGGACCTGTACTGCTACCGGGTTGCAGGCGTGGTCGGGTTGATGCTGACGCCGGTGCTGGGCTGCGAGGACGCTCGCGCGGTGGAGCCGGCGGCGGACCTGGGTCGGGCGATGCAGCTCACCAACATCCTGCGCGACGTGCGCGAGGACCTGGAGCGCGGCCGGGTGTACCTGCCCTCGGAGGAGCTGCGTGCCTTTGGCATCACCGAGGACGACCTGCGCGCGGGGCGGGTGGACGCGAAGTGGCGCGACTTCATGCGCTTTCAAATCCAGCGCGCGCGGGCGTACTACGCGCGGGCGGCGGCGGGCGTGCGCTACCTCACCGGCTTTGGCAGCCAGCGCATGGTGCGGCTGATGGGCGCCATCTACGGCGACATCCTGCGCGACATCGAAGCGCGGGGTTACGACGTGTTCAGCGGCCGGGCCCACACGACGACGGGCCGCAAGCTGGAGCTGACGGCGACCGTGTTCCTGCGCCCCCGGGCCGCGCTGCCGGAGGCGCCCCTGGCCCTGCCGTCCGCGCCGGTGCCGCTGTTGCCCACGGGCACGGGAGGCTCGCGATGA
- a CDS encoding lysophospholipid acyltransferase family protein has translation MIRAAKGGPFGWAVDRYIGWKVRSTFRGLWVRGALPADGVGRLVYLNHSNWWDGFVLHQLCQAANWDGYCLMDEDNLRRYPFHTKMGAFSIRKQDAMSSLSSLRYAKELLRKPRAAVCVFPEGEHRPFGVHPLKLERGVELLARAAKAECVPIAIRYAFFEHERPDVLLEVGDVHEAGPLERFQSGLEAVVRRVSEATSLEGFTQRVSGAKGVAERWDRARGLGP, from the coding sequence TTGATTCGCGCGGCCAAGGGTGGGCCCTTCGGGTGGGCGGTGGACCGGTACATCGGGTGGAAGGTCCGCTCGACGTTCCGGGGCCTGTGGGTGCGGGGCGCGCTGCCCGCCGACGGCGTGGGCCGGCTCGTCTACCTGAACCACTCCAACTGGTGGGACGGCTTCGTGCTGCACCAGCTCTGCCAGGCGGCGAACTGGGACGGGTACTGCCTCATGGACGAGGACAACCTGCGCCGCTACCCCTTCCACACGAAGATGGGGGCCTTCAGCATCCGCAAACAGGACGCGATGTCGTCCCTGTCCTCGCTGCGGTACGCGAAGGAGTTGCTGCGCAAGCCGCGCGCGGCCGTGTGTGTCTTTCCGGAAGGGGAGCACCGGCCCTTCGGCGTCCACCCGCTGAAGCTGGAGCGCGGCGTGGAGCTGCTGGCCCGCGCGGCGAAGGCGGAGTGCGTGCCCATCGCCATCCGCTACGCCTTCTTCGAGCACGAGCGGCCGGACGTGTTGCTGGAGGTGGGCGACGTCCACGAGGCCGGGCCGCTGGAGCGCTTCCAGAGCGGGTTGGAAGCGGTGGTGCGGCGGGTGTCCGAGGCCACGAGCCTGGAGGGCTTCACACAGAGGGTGTCGGGGGCGAAAGGCGTGGCGGAGCGCTGGGACCGCGCGCGAGGCTTGGGCCCATGA
- a CDS encoding neurosporene hydroxylase has product MKSVLAQHLLADAAESCALPALPDMAGAYRWFYADVSAGPYSAVCIFMLGSLFSPRYSVAARRGGHPLAYSAVNFALYHQGVRKLWVLSEYPRVELQGPGRLRIGRSTLTHAVDGTVRMEVDDGTAPWGRPVRASLTLRPLTGQGTEVQLMPGLPHYWQALAPRSEARLEVSTLGVTAEGLGYHDTNHGQELLGARLSGWHWARTHHANHTVVDYHLPDGVAPVRMVAGSNGVVCERGPNPEARPTNLTGWGLRVPSKLHTGNEVVGAPRLLESSPFYARLESRRDTLDTMGEVADFRRFHSPFIRWMAHFRTRMGRAA; this is encoded by the coding sequence ATGAAGTCCGTCCTCGCCCAGCACCTCCTGGCCGACGCGGCGGAGTCGTGCGCGCTGCCCGCGCTGCCGGACATGGCGGGGGCGTATCGCTGGTTCTACGCGGACGTGAGCGCCGGGCCGTACAGCGCGGTGTGCATCTTCATGCTGGGGTCGTTGTTCTCGCCGCGTTACTCCGTCGCGGCGCGGCGGGGCGGACATCCGCTGGCGTACAGCGCGGTGAACTTCGCGCTCTACCACCAGGGTGTGCGCAAGTTGTGGGTGCTGAGCGAGTACCCGCGCGTGGAGTTGCAGGGGCCGGGACGGCTGCGCATCGGCCGCTCCACGTTGACGCACGCGGTGGATGGCACGGTGCGCATGGAGGTGGATGACGGGACGGCGCCGTGGGGCCGTCCGGTGCGCGCGAGCCTGACGTTGCGGCCGCTGACGGGGCAGGGCACGGAGGTACAGCTCATGCCGGGCCTGCCGCACTACTGGCAGGCATTGGCGCCCCGGTCGGAGGCCCGGCTGGAGGTGTCCACGCTGGGCGTGACGGCCGAGGGGCTGGGCTACCACGACACGAACCACGGCCAGGAGTTGCTGGGCGCGCGGCTGTCCGGCTGGCACTGGGCGCGCACGCACCACGCGAACCATACGGTGGTGGACTACCACCTGCCGGACGGCGTGGCGCCGGTGCGCATGGTGGCGGGGTCGAATGGAGTGGTGTGCGAGCGCGGCCCGAATCCCGAGGCACGTCCCACGAACCTGACGGGCTGGGGGCTGCGCGTCCCCTCGAAGCTGCACACGGGCAACGAGGTGGTGGGCGCGCCGCGCCTGCTGGAGTCGTCGCCCTTCTACGCGCGGCTGGAGTCGAGGCGGGACACGCTGGACACGATGGGCGAGGTGGCGGACTTCCGCCGCTTCCATTCCCCGTTCATCCGCTGGATGGCGCACTTCCGCACGCGCATGGGGAGGGCGGCATGA
- a CDS encoding phytoene desaturase family protein: MSAQGKRVVVVGAGVGGLAAAARLARQGFDVQVFEKTHGPGGRCNQLQVDGFTWDVGPTIVLMPEVFEETFRALGRRIEDYLTLVRCDPNYRVHFRDGSDVTFTSELCTMGRELERVEPGSFQRYLAFMAQGREQYRISLDHFVGRNFNGVSDYFSPGVLAKIFKARAHRRMYADVSRYFQDDRLRAAMTFQTMYLGVSPFESPAVYGLLPFTELGVGIWFPKGGLYAIPLALERLAREEGVTLHYGQSVERILTEGGRTTGVRLAGGEVVSADAVLCNADLPYAYEKLLDPKDAPFKRGEKLRFTSSGYMLYLGMKKKVPGLLHHNVMFGRDYAGSFDDIFQRFRVPEDPSFYINVPTRTDPSLAPEGKDSLYVLVPVPHQHPGMDWKVEGPKVRAKVFQRLAELGYPDLEADIEVERVFTPDDWAGTYNLARGSAFGLAQNFFQIGPFRPANVDPHVKNLFFVGASTQPGTGLPTVLISARLVTERLTAWAQKQGVALSPRAGVPAVEVAA; encoded by the coding sequence ATGAGCGCACAAGGTAAGCGGGTGGTGGTGGTGGGCGCGGGCGTGGGCGGACTGGCCGCGGCGGCGAGGCTCGCGCGGCAGGGCTTCGACGTCCAGGTCTTCGAGAAGACGCACGGCCCGGGAGGCCGGTGCAACCAGCTCCAGGTGGATGGGTTCACCTGGGACGTGGGCCCCACCATCGTGCTGATGCCGGAGGTGTTCGAGGAGACCTTCCGCGCGCTGGGCCGCCGCATCGAGGACTACCTCACGCTGGTGCGGTGCGACCCGAACTACCGGGTGCACTTCCGCGACGGCTCGGATGTCACCTTCACGTCCGAGCTGTGCACCATGGGCCGCGAGCTGGAGCGCGTGGAGCCGGGCAGCTTCCAGCGCTACCTGGCCTTCATGGCGCAGGGCCGTGAGCAGTACCGCATCAGCCTGGACCACTTCGTGGGCCGCAACTTCAACGGCGTGAGCGACTACTTCTCCCCCGGGGTGCTGGCGAAGATCTTCAAGGCCCGCGCGCACCGCCGCATGTACGCGGACGTCAGCCGCTACTTCCAGGACGACCGCCTGCGCGCGGCGATGACGTTCCAGACCATGTACCTGGGTGTGTCTCCCTTTGAGTCGCCCGCGGTGTATGGCCTGTTGCCCTTCACGGAGCTGGGCGTGGGCATCTGGTTCCCGAAGGGAGGCCTGTATGCCATTCCGCTCGCGCTGGAGCGGCTGGCGCGCGAGGAGGGCGTGACGCTGCACTACGGCCAGTCGGTGGAGCGCATCCTCACCGAAGGCGGGCGCACCACGGGCGTGCGGCTCGCGGGCGGCGAGGTGGTGTCCGCGGATGCCGTCCTGTGCAACGCGGACCTGCCGTACGCGTACGAGAAGCTCTTGGATCCGAAGGACGCGCCGTTCAAGCGAGGGGAGAAGCTGCGCTTCACCTCCAGCGGCTACATGCTCTACCTGGGCATGAAGAAGAAGGTGCCGGGCCTCTTGCATCACAACGTGATGTTCGGCCGGGACTACGCGGGCTCGTTCGACGACATCTTCCAGCGCTTCCGCGTGCCGGAGGACCCCAGCTTCTACATCAACGTGCCCACGCGTACGGACCCCTCGCTGGCGCCGGAGGGGAAGGACTCCCTCTACGTGCTGGTACCCGTGCCGCACCAGCACCCGGGGATGGACTGGAAGGTGGAGGGCCCCAAGGTGCGCGCGAAGGTGTTCCAGCGCCTGGCGGAGCTGGGGTACCCAGACTTGGAAGCGGACATCGAAGTGGAGCGCGTCTTCACCCCGGATGACTGGGCGGGCACGTACAACCTGGCGCGCGGCAGCGCGTTCGGGCTGGCGCAGAACTTCTTCCAGATTGGCCCTTTTCGTCCGGCCAACGTGGACCCCCACGTGAAGAACCTCTTCTTCGTGGGCGCCTCCACGCAGCCGGGCACGGGCCTGCCCACGGTGCTCATCTCCGCGCGGCTCGTCACCGAGCGGCTGACGGCGTGGGCGCAGAAGCAGGGCGTGGCGCTGTCGCCTCGCGCGGGCGTCCCGGCGGTGGAGGTGGCGGCATGA